tCATAGAGACGCTGACACTGATTTCCTACTTTAGAAACTTAGTGTCATTTGAACAGGTGACATTGTACTGTTGAAGGAAACTATGTATTATGATTGTATGtttcaattaatattttgtttatggaTTTGGAAATTCATATGATGGAGTAAGTAACTGCTTTCCGTATAAAGTCTCCtcttttttgtgtaaaacataaCTTATTCTTAGTTGAAACTATTGAACCTAAACTTCTAATTTAGGATATGTGACACACGGTTcaatttcttttctcttctaacATTTAGTCCAGGGCTGcatgtaacttttttttattcttcagtAGTGCATGACTACATCTTCTTTAACCAGGATGATTTGAGGATTCAATTGTATAGTTGATAGCCAGTTCTATAAGTCTTCTTGAGGATTTTTGTTGTTTATGGAAATATAAGAGCGCGTCTTAGAAGTAGTTTTATACTATTTGGGCTAAAATTGGTTATTTTTCATATTGGATGCTAAGATATTTGAATGATAAGAaaatgtttgtttctttattttaattttgggtGTTAGATCTGAAAAAATTATGGTGACCGTGCTCAGTTCACCTGGTGTTTTTTGCCTTTCCCCTATGTCCAGCAAATATGATAGTACAGTTGCTTCTTATAATGGCTGCTAATTATCGTATTTTCCAGGTTACTCACATATGACATGGAAAGAACGCAAGAAGATTGAAGATAGGAATATTGTTTCTCTTGGTGGGAAGGtgaagaatattttttatattctataTTGATCGTCATGGGCCAATGCAAATTCTATTACAAGGATGCTCGGGAAACAAAATTCTTAGTGTTTATGATTTCCCCATTTGTAGGCCCCCAAGAATCAGAGATTACCCTTAAGTGTGGCACGACCAATGATGAAGAAACAAAAGGAGAGGGAGCAGATAATGCTCCAAGAggtaattaatttctataattcCCCACTTTTATTCTGCCCCCTATTGTGATTTTTTGTCTGTCTCCTACTGACATTATTCATGTATGATATGTACCACTGTGACTTTTAGCGTTTGATTATGGGAAAATTTGGGGGAAAGCTCGGTGGTAGCAGTACAAGATCAGCTGGGAAGCACAAGCCAGAAAACAAGGGTCTGAAGTTAAGTGAAGGTCATTTTAGAAATGGCATACTCAACGTGAAGCATTTGTTGAATTCAGCACCATCAAGAGACCGTGAAACTGGAACCAATATGTCCAATACATGGAAAGGGAAAGGTGGTAATAAAGGGAGAGGTGGTAATATGAAACATGATAAGAAAGGTGGCGGTAAGAAGCACAATTTGAGTACATCCTTTTGAGTAAGGTGTTTTAAGAATCTGAGTCATTTTTTAATACTTATGACCTTTATAAATCTAACATGATCCTGGTGTAAGCCTTTAGCAGAGTAAAATAGAATAGAACACAACAGAGTGCAACATGACAATAATGTCTTGTGTATTATTGTAGTTTAAAACTGAACAAGACCTTGTGTCTTGTTTTGCGTttttgtgtgcttatcttccaTTCGATAGAGTACTATGGAATATAATATATCAAGGACAATTAATAACTGatttttctttacattttaTCCTTCTTTGTATGTAGGTTGTACTCCTATTTAAttgcatataaaattttaaGGCGTCAGAAACTTGTAAAGCATGCAGTATATGAAATATATGTTTGATTAGgaggataaaaaataaaataaagatataaaacCTTTGAAAGACCAAAATTGCATGAAGCCATATAATTTATATGGATTAATAACATATTGTACGCTGAATTTTGTAGAATTGTAGGCAATATACTGTCTAAAACGTAGTATGCATAAATTAAtcgttaaattttaaaataattcattattaaattatgatGGAACATgatcataaatatataattacgGAAGAAGTTAAAGCCATTTTTTCTCTAAACCAATTCATCCTTCTAATCGCATGGGCACAAACATGTGAGGgtgtatttttatttacaataaaGGTGTTCTTTAATAATTTGATATTCTTTTTTAATTGGCTTTTATGTTGTTTTCATGAGTTTCTCACATTTTATTGAGTCACAAACTAATTCAATTTGGAATACTTTTATTGTTGCTATCCGAAGCGTTATCAcatattacaaaaattaaacacAAATCTTCActacttttaataattttttaaatataggaCGTAAAAATATGAGTAGCTATCGTATTATCTGATGGGTGTCTACGAAAAAatatctgtattttttttatatccatAGGTATCCATGAAtactcataaatatttttatttttaatttttaaataaagttatttaaaaatagtacaaataaatttcatctttttaaaaacatatttaaataagttggatcataaagtataaatttaaaaaattatttttctcaaaaataatttcaatttcatgtATTACTTTCGTAGATATTCATTTAGTATCTCGTACATATTTTAAGAACAAATATTTACAAGTACAAATATTTCTAGATCAATTACCAATATATTgtgttaattaaaatatttctttatagtAAACCAgaaaatacaagaaaataataattaattttatctttgtTAGACTTTGAAAGCAACAAAACACAACAACCCAAAACCCTAAAAATTTGCAagcaacaaaaacaaaacaacgCAAATTTCGTCTTGTTCCGTGGCGATGAAGCTAAGATAAGGACTTTGAAAGACTGAAAAgtgaatattaattatattttattatttatctgaaaaatattattagactTTAATTTGTATGGATTGTTAATGTTAAAGATTTATCATATCacgttaaaattaatttagaattgaataaaataaaaaatacttcagTTACATTTTATTGATGATATTTgagaaataaaaagtaaaaatttgagaaaaaaacaaaacaacgcAAATTTCGTCTTGTTCCGTGACGACGAAGCTAAAAGGAACGACTTCACTGGGGATCGAACCCAGAATCTCTGGTTCCGTAGACCAGCGCCTTATCCATTGGGCCATGAAGTCTTTTGTTATTGGCACTTCACATCAGTAAATTGACCTTTGTTCTTTTGAGTTAAGCTGCCATCTTTCTTTGCCACCTTTTGCCGCTGTTTGATCGAACCAACTACCCTGCAACCGCAACCAAGTTTGGTGCACGAAGCCACTAGCACCAATTCTactatttattatcattattattattattctctgCCGGCGTGATTTTCTTTCTACTTTTATAAAAGTCATAtcgtaataataataagaagaagaaaagtggAGTTTTTTTGGCGCAGAGAAAAAGGGGGCGAATGAATGAATTAGAAGGCTGAGAATATAGGGATCCAATTcttgttcttttttattttaatttttagcgGTGGAAATTCTTCGTGGATTGCATCTTAATCCATAAATAGCAATACCATATGGGTAAAAAGCAATCGTTGCGGAGCAAAGCAGCTTACTTCGTTTCTGATCTCACCACTGTTCTTCTCAACCCTATCTCTGACAACAAATCCCCCTCTCTCCCTCTATCTGTAAGTATTCACTCTCTTGTTATTACTTTATTCTTCAATCAATTTGTTCTGTGCAgtcatttttaaatattcactatcttattgttattgaattgaattgaattaaTCCTTTTGTAGTAATTTTATCTAGACACGTTTTTGTGAAACTCGTATGATCGTTGTGCAGgtagaaggagaagaagatgatgatgggTCAAAGGTTGGTAGTCATGATGTAATAATTGATGGGCCTGATACTTCGTCATTCACTGCGTTTCTGTATTCTCTGTGGTCTTCTTCGGATTCCGGGGATAACATTGGTGAAGCTGATGAGAAGAATGATGATGGGGTGGCAGGTGATGACTCTTCATTACCAGACTCTGCCACCAAGGAAAGTTTTGTTGTGAAGAGAAGTTTGTTTTCCAGGGGCAGGCATTCAATTGGTAGGGCCATTCACCAAGCTTCAAGAATGGGTGGATTTCGCAGCAGGGATAGTAAATACAGTGATGAAGGGCGCGGCGGCGGCGGCGTTGTTGAGATGAAGCGCATTGTGAAGGAGCCTGTGGCTGTGGCTGTGGCTGTGGTTGATCACCATCTGCCTGAACTTTCTGAGCCTTCAATGCTCGTTTCCGATGGTTTGAGGGATGCGGTGTATGCTTCACTTCCGGCGCTTATTCACGGCCGGAAATGGCTGCTGCTGTACAGGTATGCATGTCTAAGGATGATGAATGTGAAGCCATTTGGAACTGTTCTTGTTTATTGTGCTGTTATGAGGATAAATTTGAAACTCTTCTTGTTGATTAATGTTTGTGAAGCACTTGGAAGCATGGTATATCACTCTCAACTCTCTATCGGAGAAGCATGCTTTGGCCTGGAGTGAGTTTGCTGGTAAAGTTTCATTGACCTTGGGAAGATTATCAGTATTATGGATTGTTTATGAATTATCTATGTATGATCTGCATTTGAGATTTTGCCTTTTAAACAAACTTCTGTTTTTCTCCCTTTTGAATGGACCAGTGGAAGTATGCCTGTACTTTTTTCTATGGATAAAAAATTGGAGCACGTTGGATTCGAGATAGATCATGCATTATGGTTACTTTCAATTTACTTAGGTTGGTTCCAATTTAAGAGTCAGAGTACATATTTTACACAAGAACAAGctgttttttattcaatttggCAGAAGCAGaaaaaatagcaattaaatttgacaaccttttttttattattgaaactTGCTAAACAAATGGATACTACTAACATATGGTTCTGTGGTACCTAAAAAGAATCCTTTTTTTCCTTTAGAATTTAGCtatataaatgataataaaGTTCCATAGATTGATGGATATTACTTTTCAGCATGACCTGTTTTGTTATAATTAACAATATATTGTGTTGGTTCAAGGTGATTTTGACCTTCTTttgtagtttatatttgtgaTACTGATGATTTTGAATGGATAAATGGCTGATTTTTAAACTGTTCTTTCTGCTAGCCCTGCTTCATTGAAGATTGCAATTTAGTTTgtatatcaaataaaaatttggGGTATTTTAACTAATTCTATTGTAGTAGCATGCTGTAGTTTAACATGACTATGTATTGAAGTCCCTCATTTGTAGGTTTACTAGTtaaagtttatgctatttaatTATAAACAACACATCTTGGAATTCTGTTCTTCTATCATGGGTTGGCTTTATCTGATTGGCAAAGgtatatatgtattattgtGTCCTTTAATCAGCAAGACTAATTTCTATTATCTTCATTCTTGGATGGGTTCTCAATATCAGCTATTTTGTTCCAGGTTGTTGGAGACCGTAAAGGTGCAGTGTTTGGTGGTGTGGTTGAAGCTCCTCTTAGACCATCCAACAAGAGAAAATACCAGGTCCACCACTCACCTCTTATCTCTACTATCTATGTTGTTGGCCATTGGCTGCTTCATTTTGCAacatgttgatttttttttatcttgttggCTTGACATTAAATTTTGCACAGGGAACAAACAATTCATTTGTTTTCACTGAGGCCTCTGGTTGTCCTGTTATATATCGCCCAACAGGTATTTTTCACTGAGTTTGAATATGccatttttttatcctttgCCATTATTGCTATACTGTACTATGCTTCAAATCAATCATTGATTTGATCTATTTGTCAATTACTTGTATTGGATGAATGGCTAAATCGATAAAtgaacattttaatttttgcagTAAAATATGGTTTTGCTCCCTCTAAAATTTCGTCTACTAACTTTTAGTACCTCTGGAAAATTGTCGTGTGTTTTTTGTTCCTACAAaactaaaaagttttaaatttggTGTCGGTTGGCAACTCTGTTAAATGAATGACCAATGTGAGAAATGGAGTCTGGCATGTAAAGTATTTGTTATTCACTTTTAGTGCTTCTGAAATACGGGTAGTTCATTTTTTCTTCCTCAAAATTGAAGGGACTTTCTTTTCATAAAAGAAATAGAATGTATAAAATATGCGTAAACGACATTTATTAAATACCAAAAAACTCTGGAGATTTTCACAATTGAATACGCACACAACCTCAAACTTGTTACCCTCCTCTTGTTTTGtgaaaaagaaacaaatcaCTCAACTGTGGAGATGTCAACTAGTAGTCATCGACAATTCTTCCCATATACAACTGCTCCAAGCAACTACACGCTCTCCTTTAGAATACATAAAAAATTAGGGACGAAAATTTACTAACCCAAATCAAATTTGACACGTTTTAGTTTTACAGGGATGAAAaacaaacataatattttttaggtATCAAAAGTGAAATATCGTACTTTTAGAGGGATACAAAAATATTCTATCCTAAGTGTTCTTTTATGTGAATGACTCTGTAACAAAGTTTGACTGAGTTACTAATTAAAGTCAAATTTAACATGTTTTAGTTTTGTAGGGATTGAAAACGCATAAAAAATTGTCAAGAGATTAAAAAGCGATTTGCTAATATTTTAGAAGGAGCAAAACCATATTtaccctttttttttctttttatctcaAAAGCTATGTGGAATGAGAGAATTGAAGTTAATTTTGAGATGAAAAACGATGACAGTTTTCCTACATATGAATTCCCTGTGGGATTTAGTGGTCAACCTTTTAGAAATATACTATTAAGTACATTTTAttcaaaacaaattatgttCATTTTTAACTCTATCACCACTTTCCTTTAAATTAAAAAGGCTACATCTCTGGATTAATAGTAAGATCATACAACGTCTTGCTAATGgaaatttaactttttaatatatagaaTCAATCCATACTGACGAAGTCTTGATTTTACTTTTCATTAGAGCACCAATGTGTAAGGTGTAATCTTAACTCTGTTAGTTCATCTGAATATCTTGTAAAGAATGATGAACTCTGATTTTCAACCTTCAAGCACTTGATCacccaaaacaaaacaaaaaaagttgATATGTTGCTATTGTAATGACCCTTAAAATGGTTATATATATTTGGTTTGAGATTCAGCATCAGTTTGAGGCTTGAGTTTTGAAACATGATGAAGATAAAATTACACGTGTGAGCCCCCTACCCCCTTGATTTGCATGGGTGACTGAAAATGTATATCTGGCCTTTTTTGGAATTCGATATGTTTCGTTTCTTCTTACTAACAACGTTGGATTAACCGCAACATTGCAGGAGTAAACCGCTACTTCACACTTTGTTCCACTGAGTTTCTAGCAATTGGTGGGGGAGGTCATTTTGCGCTTTATTTGGAGGGTGATCTGTAAGAACCTTCTTCATTCATTATGCTATCTTTTATACCCCTCTCCCAAAGCCTACCCTCTACAGTATCATTGGcctgaattttgttttattgtgTTTGTGGGTCACAATTTTTTGACATATCTGCTCTAGATTGAACGGATCAAGTTCGGTTTCGGAAACTTACGGGAATCCATGCCTCGCACATTCTCAAGAGTTTGAAGTGAAGGAAGTAGAGGTGCGCATAAAGCTTCTCAACCTACACAAACCCCTCACTCACATGATTGTTCTAGCTGATTAGTTGCCCACCAAATCCAAATctattaattttagagatattTACTCCTAACAAAAGCTCTTTCTTTCTTCCATGCAGTTGTGGGGCTTCGTATTTCCTTCAAAGTATCAGGAAATAGTGGAATTAACCAGAACAGAGACACCGGGGATCTGTCGCAGCTAAATATATCTGGATAAGTGTCAATGCCTTCGTGCCTGCATTTTATGGAATGGTGATGCTGACTCATAAACATGACAATAGTAAGGGATGCAAAGTTGATTGACAGACAATATAATATGATGAAGAAATTCCATGTGTCCACTCTTGTTACCACCATGTAACATGCTTGTAAATATTTCCAATGCTGTACATACAGGTTCATACCCATTACAAAATGGCCGATTATGTGGGCAATAAAATTTGGAGCAAATTTATGCGTTTTCATACTTAGTTAATGCAGATGAAGGAAACCGAAgcctataaaaaaataaaataaaaaggtaaAAACTGATCAAACTAAAGGACACCGTACATATTTTTAAGATTCTTTCAAATATTCAAGGATAACTTCTATAATTTTTAAAGGCtcgattattaaaaaaaagtcttccgttttaacaaaaataatattttattaaaatttgattccTTTTATCAAAATCATCACTATTACTGATTGTTTAAAATCAGTGTAACACTACATTTTACAATAAATCTTTTTTTGTGTTTTATAAAgcaaatattaaatgaaaattaaatgcATGTTTGACtttgaaacaaaatatatttatttatgtagaGCACAAACACAATTTCCTAGATCATCTAATCAATTGTAGAACTATGAAAAAACACAAATTGAGAATGAAAACCCTAAACTTTGATAACTTATGAGATTTATAAGTCAGAGTATGAGATTTATAagtcatagttttttttttctgattccTCACATTAAAACTCTCAACTATTACATTAAAAACAATGGGTGAGTTCAAGTTTCTAAgaacaagataaaaaaataaatatcttacAACCTTTCACTAAAGACGTTTCTCATACAAACCAAACATGTATATAGTGGTACAGACTATCAGTTCTTTAACAAATGTTGATATTCATAAGACGGTCTAGCACATTTAGACCGTTGGGATTTTGGATTCAAAATGAGCGCAAATCGCTTCGCTATATGCTTTTTTCAATCCTGGAATTGACAACGATGAATGTGTAATTTGTATTTTCATTCAAATCAATTTGTTGTGGTTTTTAACCAAATATTTTATGcatataaaatttgatattaatGTAATTATTTCATAAACAAAATCATTATAGTGAAAATCGACACTCTGCACAAGATGCAAAAGCTAATTGAATCGAGTGATTCAAATTTGTTGTTATGTGCATAACAATGTCACTCTAGGTGCTACAACATCATCATTATCCATTAATGTCGTTCATACGAATCATCATTAGTTAACATCGTTCATGgaaatttaacataaaaattatattgtatatttttttaacaaacatcatgataaaattgatttatttaaaaaccAGTAGACTATATTGACCCTTAGTGCATGaaccaaataaataattatgctTATATTTTATCAGAACCAATCTTCACAACTTTCATATTTAGTAGAGTGAGATATATATTCtctatcaataaaaataatattttaattttcgaTAAATATAagtttctcaaaattaaaaaagtattattatttcataaaaattaaCGTAAGCAACTCCTGGAAATACTAAGAGTATTTGGAAGACCAAAATCAAGTTGAGTAAATAAGGCATAAATGTAGATGTGGAGTGATTATGATGTTGGTAGTATAGTGTCTTTTATGTCTGTTCTTTCAGGCAGACACAGAGTTGTATACAACATCACATATGGTCATGTTCCTTCTTCTTGAACAGCATGAGTCATTGCCCCCACCaccaaaaaaagaagaaaacattTCAGAAACCATTCAATTCAAGGCACACATGATGATGCAATTGCACAAATGTAGCAGCATAACGAATTGGTATGGCAGATTAGTGGATACACGCACTTTTGGTAAGTATATGGATACATCATCAAATGCATGCGCAATAACCACTTCCAATTACACACGCACTTCATGTGGCTCACAAAAAAAGTCAATAACTATCACTTTTTCCTTTACACAATTCCACtttctattataaaatattttcaaaaaatataacaaaaaattaatgatCAATATGTTAATTTATCATTTAATGATGCGTTTTTACATTTGTAATAAGAAATAACGAGTTAAATACAGATAGataaaacttataaattatagttctacttttattaaattacatataatcTGATTGAATAACactttattgtaaaaaaaaattctatttagGGTTCACAACTTATTTTCTCATTGTTCTATGTAATAAGAATAATTAATATCTAAGCGTTTTCAAACTTTCAGAGTTTTTACTTTTAccactgtttttctttttcgaGGGTTTATTAAAGCCAAAAGTAAAAGCACTGGAAATATGCGAAAGTTCGTACCATTTCTGAACAGTGATAGTCACGCAACGATGTCGTTTTGTAGCAGACGTGGGTAGGGTGGTGGTTTACGGCGTTACGTGGAGTCTGTGATAGGTATGTGTATCTATATCATATCGATACTCAGTCACCGACAAATCAAATCGGAGAATTGAAATCGGCAGAGGAATCAGAATCAAAGCCCCGAATGGCGCCACCGCCACCACCCAAGTCAAGAGGTGCCACTCAGGGAATCAACAATGCTGCCAGGATTCAGTTCTTTTCCATTCTCCTCGCTCTCCAATACGGAGCTCAACCTTTGATCTCCAAACGCTTCGTCAGGTTTTCCTTTTCACACCTTTTTTCATCTTCACCGTTTCAATTCTATACTATCCTCTTTTCTTCTTGATTGCGCAACCGTTTTCATCTCCTTTGAAGTAAAATAAAAGTCCTGGAACTAGAATATAGTCGCCAATTTTTCGATTAAGCGTAGAAAATAATCGCTACTTTAATTATCGTTGCCGGAGTTAATAATCTTTTCCGTTTGATCTATGCTGTGGTTGTTGCAGTAAGATTGGTTAGTATTTAGTAGTAGAGCTTGGTGGATTAGGATCACAGGATTGACTTAATTGAACAAACCTGAATCAAAGTTGGCAATGGTGGGAGTTTGGAGGGTATGCAATTCCACTGGAAAGATTAAGAGTCTTTAGAGAGTGGAAGTCTAGTTGATCAAGTATAATGtatggaaaaaaataaatggATCATTTGAGAAATCAGCACATGAATATATCCTTTCCTTTTTTGTATTGATGCTTGGGCATATGGAATTTGAAGGCCTACTTAGTTTGGTGCATGGCTTTATCAGGAAGTAGGGATTATAGTGAACCATTTAGA
The sequence above is a segment of the Phaseolus vulgaris cultivar G19833 chromosome 2, P. vulgaris v2.0, whole genome shotgun sequence genome. Coding sequences within it:
- the LOC137812320 gene encoding uncharacterized protein, whose amino-acid sequence is MGVSSTPTQINKIGFQNSGPFSSAAPSAGSFALHVLDELTVMGKMDKNRKKSGRHGSSREHTDTQEPEMDIRKIMKDVENFSYSHMTWKERKKIEDRNIVSLGGKAPKNQRLPLSVARPMMKKQKEREQIMLQERLIMGKFGGKLGGSSTRSAGKHKPENKGLKLSEGHFRNGILNVKHLLNSAPSRDRETGTNMSNTWKGKGGNKGRGGNMKHDKKGGGKKHNLSTSF
- the LOC137812321 gene encoding uncharacterized protein, with protein sequence MGKKQSLRSKAAYFVSDLTTVLLNPISDNKSPSLPLSVEGEEDDDGSKVGSHDVIIDGPDTSSFTAFLYSLWSSSDSGDNIGEADEKNDDGVAGDDSSLPDSATKESFVVKRSLFSRGRHSIGRAIHQASRMGGFRSRDSKYSDEGRGGGGVVEMKRIVKEPVAVAVAVVDHHLPELSEPSMLVSDGLRDAVYASLPALIHGRKWLLLYSTWKHGISLSTLYRRSMLWPGVSLLVVGDRKGAVFGGVVEAPLRPSNKRKYQGTNNSFVFTEASGCPVIYRPTGVNRYFTLCSTEFLAIGGGGHFALYLEGDLLNGSSSVSETYGNPCLAHSQEFEVKEVELWGFVFPSKYQEIVELTRTETPGICRS